A region of the Thermincola ferriacetica genome:
TTAATGTGGTAAAAGGTTTCCGGCCACAGTTACGGAGTAATGGCTGTTTCATCTTAAGTATAGTTCAATTCCTCCCCTGAATGTTTGCCGTGAATAAGGTTAAACTAACTTCGAAAGGGGGTGTGGTAATGACTTCAACGATATTTACCGTTGAGGGTGTGGCCTGTCAGCATTGCAAAAAAGCAGTGGAAATGGCATTACAAACGTTGGAGGGGGTAAAAAACGCCAGCTTGAATCTGGAAGCAAAAACTGTAGATATAGAGTTTGACCCCCGGATAACCAATGAGCAGCGCCTGAAGGATGCGATAAAGGATGCCGGGTATGCAGTGAAATAATAAACCCCGCAAACATTGAAACGATATGACAGATGGTTGGGGGTTCATTTGGTGCGTAAAATCAAGAGTTTTGCAAGGTATCAGGAAATAGCAGGCATATTGATAAGACATGGATTTGGATATCTGATTGACAATTTTGAAACAAAAGCGAAGCAAGACGGTATCCCCAAAAACATAAAAAATCCCCTGCCCAAAAGGGTGAGGCTGCTTTTTGAGGACTTGGGACCTACCTTTGTCAAACTGGGACAACTGCTAAGCATGAGACCGGACCTGATACCGGAAGAATACGTGAAGGAATTTGAAAATCTGCAGGATAAAGTTGAAGAGGTTGACTATACGGAAATAGAACAGCAAATAAAAGCTGAATTAGGAGATTCTCCGCACCGATTGTTTAGGGAGTTTTCTTGCACGCCTTTGGCTACAGCTTCTATTGGCCAGGTGCATAAGGCGGTTTTGCATTCGGGCGAAACCGTTGCTGTGAAGGTACAGCGCCCTCAATTACCGCAGTTGATCTCCGGAGATATTGCCATTATGAAAAACATTGCTCCGGTGCTCCAGGAGAAGACAATTGTCGGAAAGGTATGTGATGTTGAAGAAATAATCGATGTTTTTGAAAGGCAGATAACTAAAGAGATTGATTATAACATTGAAGGACTTAACACCGATTGCTTTTTCAGGCAGTTTGCCGATGATGAAGAAGTGTCTGTACCGAAAGTTTTCTGGGAATATACCAGCGAACGGGTCATTACCATGGAATTTCTTCAGGGAATGCGTGTTGAAGAATTCCTGAAGGTAACAAAGAACATCGGGACCAGGGAACGGGCGGCGAGGAACCTGATCGGGGCCGTATTTGAACCGCTATTGACCAAAGGGATATTTCACGGAGACCCGCACCCGGGAAATGCCATGTTTGATGCTAGCGGTAAGGTTATTATGCTTGACTTTGGTATAACGGGCCGCCTTGATGCCAAGCTCAGAAACCAGATATCCCAGCTTATTCTGGCATTGGATGACCGGGACATATATGCCGTCATGGAAATCATCAAAGATACGGGAAATGTAACCAGGCGCATTAATGACCAGCATTTTTATGAAGACGTGGCTGAACTTGTTGAACGGGCCAACGGTGTTACTACCGGTGGCATGGAACTTGGTCAATTGATTTACGGCATGTTAAAAATATCCCTGCAACATGGTATAAAAATGCCTGACAACATGTTTATTTTGGGTAAAGTTGTTATGATTACGGAAAGTATGGCCCGGAAACTGGCTCCGCACCTGGACCTAACAGAAATCCTGCAGCCTCTGGCTCTTTCCCATTTAAGAGATGCTCTGCAGCCTGATTTTAATACAGGGCAATTTTACCGTCAGTTATCGGAGGCCATCCGTGGGTTATTTGCCCTGCCCAGGAACCTGGCCCAGGCAGTGCAGTCGCTGGCCAGGGGTGATACAAGAATAACTTTTTACCATCGCAACCTGAACTGGTTATATGAAATGTTGGATGAATCCTCTTCCCGGATATCCTACAGCTTGATCATTGCTTCCCTTATTGTGGGATCGGCTCTGATTATGCATACGGGCAAAGGGCCCCTTTTTTTGGGTTATCCGGCATTGGGGACAATCGGATTTATATTTTCTACCGTGCTGGGGATTTGGATTGTTTTTGAGCTTTTACGCACCAGAAAATAAATGTAAATAAAATTTGTATTATTTTGCTGGCACCACAAAGTTTTTTCTGGCATAATGTTATTATTGACACAAAAAAATACGGCATGATATAATACAAAGAAATTTATAAATGACAAAACAATGATGGGGATAGTAGATATTGCGGGCTTTTCCAGAGAGCCGGGGTAGCTGGAAGCCGGTAAAGCTGCAATATGGAATGCCACCCTGGAGTTGCTGTTTTGAAAAACGGAGTAAAGACAGTCGGATTCCCAACCGTTATCTGGGACAAAGAGTGGGCTGGGCAAGCCAACTAGGGTGGTACCGCGTGAGTGAAACTCTCGTCCCTTGGGGATGAGGGTTTTTGCTTTTGATAAAATAATTATTTTAGATTTTATTTGCTACTGGGGGGTTAGGTTTATGGAAGAAACAAAAAAGCAAATACTGGAAATATTGCAAGGAAACAGCCGGCTTCAACCGGCCCAGATAGCGGCCATGTTAAATATTGAAACGGCACAGGTTGAAAAACTTATTAAGGAACTGGAAGACGAAAAAATAATTGTCAAATATCATACCATCATTAACTGGGAGAAGGTAACAGATGATAAGGTTACTGCCTTTATCGAGGTGCGCGTTACCCCGGAAAGGGGCGTAGGCTTTGATACAGTGGCCGAACGTATCTACCGGTTTCCGGAAGTAAAAACCGTCTACTTGATGTCCGGCGGCTTTGACCTGGCAGTCTTAATTGAGGGAAAAACCATGAAAGAGGTGGCCCTCTTTGTTGCTACAAAGCTGGCCACTTTGGACCACGTCCAAAGTACTGCTACTCATTTTGTGCTGAAAACTTACAAGCAACAGGGTGTCATTTTTGAGGACAAGGAAGCAGACAGAAGGTTGGTGGTTTCACCTTGAACTGGAACCAAAAGTTATCACCCAGGGTTAAAAGCATTCCACCGTCTGGTATAAGACGGTTTTTCGATTTAGTTTCCGAAATGAGCGGGGTTATATCACTGGGAGTTGGTGAACCCGATTTTGTTACTCCCTGGCATATCAGGGAAGCCTGTATTTATTCATTGGAAAAGGGCTATACCATGTATACATCCAATTATGGCTTGCCGCAATTGCGGGAGGCTATTGCCCAGGATATTTACAAAAACTATAAAGTAAAATATGAACCAAAGAACGAAGTGCTGGTCACGGTAGGGGTCAGTGAAGCTATGGACCTGGCGCTTAGAGCCGTATTGGACTCCGGCGACGAAGCACTCATACCCGAGCCTTGTTTTGTATCCTATTCACCATCGACCGTTCTGGCGGGCGGCGTTCCCGTAGCCATTCCCACTACCCTGGAAAATGAATTTCGGGTTACCGCCGCACAAATAGAAAATGCGATTACACCCAAAACAAAAGTTTTAATCCTCAGTTACCCCAACAATCCAACTGGAGCTACTATCACCAGGGAAGAACTGGTCGAAATCGCCAAGGTTGTAGAAAAACACGACTTAATAGTTATATCGGATGAGATCTACGACAAGCTTACCTATGAAGGTTGCCATACCTGTTTTTCTTCCCTGTCCGGCATGCGGGACCGGACAATTCTGTTAAACGGTTTCTCCAAGGCTTATGCCATGACCGGGTGGCGGATTGGTTATGCGGCTGGGCATCATGAAATAATTGCGGCCATGACCAAAATACACCAGTATGCCATGCTTTGTGCGCCTGTCATGGCCCAAATGGCGGCTCTCGAAGCGCTGACTAACGGTGAAGAAGAGATGCGCAGGATGGTTGAGCATTACGACCGGCGGCGCCGACTGGTTTTGAAAGGTTTTGCGGAAATCGGCCTGGATTGTTTTGAACCGAAAGGGGCTTTTTATGCTTTTCCTTCTATCAAGAAAACGGGCCTGACTTCTGCGGAATTTGCCGAGCGGCTGTTGAAGGAAGCAAAAGTTGCGGTGGTTCCGGGGGATGTGTTCGGCGCCAACGGCGAAGGGCATATCCGGTGTTCTTATGCTGCTTCCGTGGAAAACCTATCGGAAGCTATCGAAAGAATAGGCAAGTTTTTAAAGAACATTACATAAACATGGCAAAAACTTCTAAAACAAATTTGCCAAATTTGCAGGAATATTCACATAAATGTTGAATAAATAATGTCTAAACTTCTGACACCGATAGAGGTATGAAAAAAAGAAGAATGGGAGGATGGTAGAATATGAAGTTGGCGTTAGTTCTTGCCTACGTATTGGTGTTACTCGGCTGCGGTTTTATCAGTATGAAAAAGACCCGAACTGTCAATGACTTTTTTTTGGGAGGTCGGGGGGTAGGACCGTGGCTTTCTGCTTTTGCGTACGGAACAACCTATTTTTCTGCTGTACTGTTCATCGGTTATGCTGGTAAAGTAGGGTGGGGCTTTGGGCTTTCGGCATTATGGGTGACTGTTGGCAACAGCATTATAGGCTGCTATCTGGCATGGCGTTTATTGGCCAAAAGAACCAGAGACATGACGCTGCGCCTTAATACTATGACGATGCCCGAATTTCTGGAAAAACGCTATGACAGTCCTAATTTTAAAATATTTGCCGCTTTGCTGATTTTTATTTTTCTCGTACCGTATACAGCTTCTGTTTACATGGGGTTAAGCTACCTTTTTGAAACGGTTTTCCATATTCCTTATAATTATGCTTTGATTGCCATAGCCTTGCTCACAGCCGTTTATCTTACCATGGGCGGATACTTTGCCGTAGCCCTTACTGATTTGGTACAGGGCATTATAATGATTTTCGGTGTTGGGATGCTGCTTTATTATATAACGGGAGCGCCGGAAGTAGGCGGTTTTGCGGAGGCTGTTTCCCGGCTGGCCGCAATAGACCCGAAACTGGCCGGACCCGTTGGGCCTCCTGGTATAATACCCCTCGCTTCACTGGTGATTTTGACCAGCCTTGGCACTTGGGGACTTCCTCAGATGGTACAGAAATTTTACGCCATTAAGGATGAAAAATCAATTAATGCAGCTACCTGGGTCTCTACTTTCTTTGCCATCATTATTGCTTTCGGAGCGTACTTTACCGGCGCTGTTTCCCGGTTATTCAATTCTGTTTTAATGGAAAAAGGTGTTAACCCGGCGTTGGACCCCAAATACTTTGATATGGTTATACCCACAATTTTAACATATGCCTTGCCGGAAATAGCTGTCACAATCATTCTGCTTCTGGTATTGTCAGCGTCTATGTCTACACTTGCGTCCCTTGTTCTGGTTTCCAGTTCGGCTATCTCCATCGATCTGGTACAGGGCAGGCTCGCTCCCAATATCTCAAAAAGAACTGCCGTCTTATTAATGAGAGTGTTGTGTGTGGTCTTTGTAGCCGTTTCACTCGGTATAGCCATTATGAAGCCCCAGATAATCCTAACTCTGATGGCTTTGTCATGGGGGACAGTAGCAGGGGCTTTCCTGGCGCCTTATCTGTACGGCCTGTTTTGGAAAGGCGTTACCAAGGCCGGAGCCTGGGCCGGCGCCTTGACGGGGTTCGCTGTTTCCTTGGGTGTTTCCGCTTATTTTAAATTCGACCCGCAAATGCTGAATAAATTTAGCCCTATGATTGGGTCGGCGGCTATGTTGATACCGCTTGTTGTGGTACCTGCTATCAGCCTGGTAAGCGAAAAATTTCCGGAACCCCATCTCCTTAAAGTATTTGGTACCAAAGCCGTTGAAGAATATGATTTAACTTTTGCGAAAGGGACTGAGGAGTTGGTTAACTAATGATTTGGGACCCGCATTACGAATGCATGAGCAGGGAAGATTTGCAGGCTATCCAGTTGGATCGCCTGCAGGCAACAGTTAATTATGCTTATGAAAAAGTGCCTTATTACAAGGCGCTTTTCGATGAACACGGGGTTCATCCGCAAGATATCAAACGTTTGGAAGATGTTCATAAATTGCCTTTTACCGGCAAAGAGGCCCTGGCCGAAAACTACCCTTTTGGGATGTTTGCCGTTCCCATGAAGGATGTTGTGCGGCTCCATGCGTCATCCGGAACCACCGGCAAGCAGAAAGTAGTGGGATATACAAAACGTGATATCCGTACCTGGGCTAACCTGGTGGCGCGGATTGCGACCATGGCCGGCGTAACTGACGAAGATATTGCCCAGATTTGTTTCGGTTACGGTTTGTTTACCGGCGGTTTTGGATTACACTATGGTCTGGAAAAAATCGGAGCAACTATAATTCCTGCCTCTACGGGGAACACAGAACGGCAAATTACCATGATGCAGGATTTCGGGACTACCGCTTTGGTGGCCACCCCTTCTTATGCGCTTTATATGGCGGAAGTTGCTGAAGATATGGGTGTGGATACATCGAGGTTAAAGCTGCGGGTAGGGTTATTTGGGTCGGAACCTTGTACGGAAAGCATGCGCAAGGAACTGGAACGCCGCTGGCATATACGGGTTACTGACAACTATGGGCTGACGGAAATTGGTGGGCCCGGGGTAGCCGGCGAGTGTGAGTGCGGTGAAGGAATGCATATCAACGAAGACCATTTTTACCCCGAAATAATTAACCCTGAAACAGGTGAAGTATTGGGATATGGTGAAGAGGGGGAACTGGTCTTTACTTCACTGACAAGAGAGGCTTTTCCCATAATCAGGTACCGGACCAGGGACATTTCCATGCTTATTAACGAACCGTGCAAATGCGGCCGGACAACTATCCGCATGAAAAAGTTGACGGGCCGGACCGATGACATGCTGATTATCCGGGGCGTAAATGTGTACCCGTCACAAATCGAGACGGTATTATTGGAGACGGAAGGGGTAGCCCCTCACTATCAGTTAATCGTAACCAGGAAAGGTTATATGGACGATTTGGAAGTACTGGTGGAAGTATCGGAAAATTACTTTACCGGCAAATTTAAGGAACTGGAAGAATTGGAGAGTTCTTTACGGAGCAAGCTGAACAGAACTTTGGGCATCAGCGCCAGGGTAAAACTGGTGGAATCCCGGTCAATTGAAAGGACTATGGGTAAGGCCAAACGGATTATTGACCTGCGCTCGAAAGATTAAGAATAGGCAAAAATTTCTCATGAGGTGAAAAGATGAGGGCATTACTGACAGGGAACGAAGCAATTGCCCGAGGGGCATACGAATACGGAGTCAAAGTCGCTGTGGGATACCCCGGCACACCCAGCACGGAGATATTGGAAAATATAGCAAAATATGAAGGTATCAAAGCCCAGTGGTCGCCAAATGAAAAAGTAGCCATGGAAGTCGGCGCCGGAGCTTCTATTGGCGGGGCCAGGGTTATTGTTACAATGAAGCATGTGGGCGTAAACGTGGCGGCCGACCCGCTTTTTACTTTTTCTTATACCGGTGTAAACGGGGGATTGGTATTAATTTCCGCCGATGACCCCGGGATGCACAGTTCACAAAATGAACAGGACAACCGTAATTATGCCAGGTTTGCCAAAATTCCCATGTTTGAGCCCAGTGACAGCGGGGAATGCAAGGAAATGATGGGGGAAGCCTTAAAGGTTAGCGAAGTATACGATACACCCGTCATGCTGAGAACGACTACCCGCATAGCGCATTCCCAAAGCCTGGTGGAACTTAAAGAACCCGGTGAAATTACCGTTAAAGAATATGTAAAAGACAGCGGAAAATTTGTCATGATTCCCGCCCATGCCCGGCAAAGGCGCGTTATAGTGGAGGAACGCCTGGCCCGGCTTAAAGAATATGCGGAAAGTTGTCCCTTCAATGAAATTCAGATGAGAGATGCCAGAGTGGGCATTATTGCCAGCGGGGCAGCTTACCAGTACGTTAGAGAAGTTATGCCCAATGTATCCGTATTAAAATTGGGCATGACCTATCCCCTGCCCGAAAAGCTGATTAAGGACTTTGCCGCCAGGGTTAAACACCTCTTCGTTGTAGAGGAGTTGGACCCATTTCTGCAGGACCAGGTTGCTCTTATGGGATTAAAGGTCAGGGGCAAAGACCTGTTTTCCAATATTGGCGAGTTAAGTCCGAAATTAATTGCCGAGAAATTTTATTCCCTGGAAGAAACCCGTGACTTTGTGGAAAAAGCCTTCCTGGCTCAGCCGCAGGCCTGGGCGCTGCAGGATAATATTCCTGTCAGGCCTCCTGTTATGTGCCCCGGCTGTCCGCACCGAGGAGTATTTTATGTTTTGAATAAAATGAAGCTGACTGTTATGGGCGATATTGGCTGCTACACCCTTGGCACACTGCCTCCTTTGGAAGCCATGGATGCCTGCATATGTATGGGCGCCAGCATCGGCAGCGCCTTGGGTATGGAAAAGGCCCATCCGGAAATGCGCAGTAAAATAGTATCTGTTATCGGCGATTCTACCTTTATGCATTCCGGCATCACGGGATTACTGGATATTGCTTACAATAAAGGGACCACTGCTACTATAATTTTGGATAACCGGACCACTGCCATGACCGGACACCAGGAACATCCCGGAACAGGAAAGACCCTGCAGCAGGAGGAGACCTTTGCAGTAGATATTCCCAAACTGGTGCAGGCCTTGGGGATACGCCGCATCAAGGTAGTGGATCCCTTTGATTTGGATAACCTGCAAAAAATTTTGGCTGAGGAAACAGAAGCTGCGGAACCTTCTGTAATAATTGCGCAAAGGCCGTGCGCTTTGCTGGATAAGTCCGGTGGCAAACCCTTAACGGTCGATGCCGGTGCGTGTATCGGCTGCAAAAGGTGTATGAAATTAGGATGCCCAGCCCTGGTGGCCGGCCCTGAAAAGGTTTCCGTTAATGCCGCTCTTTGCACGGGGTGCGGATTATGTGCCCAGACCTGTAATGTAGGGGCTATCAGGAAAGAGGGTGAAGGCATTGCTTAAAGAAATGAACATTTTAATAGTAGGCGTAGGGGGGCAGGGAACTATCCTGGCCAGCAAAATTTTAGCCGATGTTGCCCAGCAGCAGGGATATGACGTAAAGGTTTCCGAGATACATGGGATGGCCCAGCGGGGGGGTAGTGTTGTTACCCAGGTACGCATGGGTGAAAAGATTTATGCGCCGATAATTTCCGAAGGGCAGGCTGATATAATTTTGGCTTTTGAGCAGCTTGAAGCCTTGAGATGGGTGCATTTCCTGAAAGAAGAAGGTACTCTAATTGTTAACAGGCAGGTTATCGAACCGGTACCTGTATTACTCGGCCTGCAGCCTTATCCGGCAGGTATTATAGAAAAATTAAAGGCCCACGTAAAAGACGTAATTGACCTGGATGCTTTGGACATTGCCGGTAAGTGCGGCAACAAAAAGGCGGTTAATGTGGTCCTGATGGGAGTTTTGGCCAAAAAAATGAACATACCCAGGGAAGTATGGGACAGGGCTTTAGATAACAAGGTTCCGGCCAGGTTCCTTGAATTAAATAAGCAGGCCTTTGAGGCCGGCTGGATGGCAGGCTAAAGGTATTGGGGGGCTGTCTCAAAATGAATTGAGACAGCCCTGAATTTATCTAACTTTTGTGAAAAAATACATCTTTCTGGTATAATATAATATTGAAAAAAAAAGAAAGGCCGAGGATAATGCGAAAGGATATTTTGGTCACGGTAAAAGCCAAGCAAATCAATGAATATGGGGAAGAAGACAGTCAGGATTTTTTTACGACGGGCACTCTCTTTCAAAAGAAAGGCGCTTTTTTTATTGTTTATAACGAATCGGAAGTAACCGGGATGGCGGGAACCACCACTTCCCTGAAAGTGGAGCCAAACAGGGTCACTCTTAACCGCATGGGCTCATCGGAACAAAAACAGGTTTTTGAAGAGGGTTTGAAACATCGGGGAAATTACATCACCCCTTACGGGGGTCTGTCTGTGGCTGTGCTGCCTTCCAGGGTAGAGGTTAACTTGACAGACACAGGGGGAAGTATTAAGCTAGAATATGAATTGGAAGTGGAAAACCAAAAAATAAGTGATAATGCTTTGATTATTACTGTCAGGGAGGCCGGAAATGAAAAGTGTTCTGGAAAGACTGAAAGATAATCTTATTGAAGTAATCAAAATTGCGGTTATAAAAGCAAAAGAGGCGGGAGATATCTCCTTTGAAGAAATTCCTGATTTTGTTTTAGAGGTGCCAAGGGAGAGGGGGCATGGCGATTTTGCCACCAATATTGCCATGTTGTTGACCAGGCAGGCCAGAATGGCGCCGCGGCAAATTGCGGAAGCGATTGTCAAACAACTTGATAAGTCTGATTTGCCCATTGTTAACATAGAAGTAGCTGGGCCGGGGTTTATTAATTTTTACCTAAGTGCAGAATGGTTATATGATGTTTTGCCGGAGATAGAGGACCAGGGAGCTAAATACGGTTACAGTTCCGTAGGAAATGGCCTTAAAGTCCAGGTTGAATTTGTCAGCGCCAACCCTACCGGGCTTTTACATATGGGCAATGCCAGGGGGGCCGCTTTGGGCGACAGTATGGCCAGCCTGCTGGCGGCTGCCGGTTTCGACGTACAAAGAGAGTTTTATATAAATGATGCCGGTAACCAGATCGAAAACTTCGGCAAATCGCTGGAGGCGAGGTATTTCCAACTTCTTGGCCGGGACGTGGCTTTTCCGGAAGACGGATACCACGGGCAGGATATTATAGATACGGTGCAGGGAATCATTGACCGGGAAGGGAATAAATACCTTTCTTTGGATTCCCGGTTAAGAAGGGAATTACTGGTCAAGGAGGCCCTAAATGAAAAACTGGACGGTATCAGGAAGTCTCTGGCAGATTTTGGCGTGAAATACGATGTTTGGTTCAGTGAACAAACCCTACATGATTCCGGCGCGGTGGAACAGGTTTTAAATGAACTGCGGGAAAAAGGTTACATATACGAGCATGAGGGCGCATTGTGGTTTAAAGCTACAGAGTTTGGGGACGAAAAGGATGAAGTAGTGGTTCGCAGTAATGGGACACCGACTTATTTTGCAGCGGACATAGCTTATCATAAAAACAAGTTTGACCGCGGGTTTCAGTGGGTCATCAATATCTGGGGAGCGGACCATCATGGACATGTCAACCGCTTAAAAGGAGCCATGCAGGCTTTGGGATATGACCCTGACAAACTTCAGGTTGTTATAATGCAGTTAGTCCGGTTGTTCCGAGGCGGGGAAATCGTCAGGATGTCCAAACGCAGCGGCGAGTTTGTGACCCTGGATGACCTGGTGGAGGAAGTGGGTAAAGATGCGGCCAGATATTTCTTTGTTATGAGAAGTCCTGACAGCCATTTGGATTTTGATATGGACCTGGCCAAGTCTAAATCTAATGATAACCCTGTTTATTATATCCAGTATGCGCATGCCAGAATTTGTAGCATTTTCAGGCAAGTACAGGAAAGCGGTATTTCTGTTCCTTCGGCCCGAAACATAAATCCTGCCGTCCTGAAGCAAGCTGCGGAACTGGAACTATTGCGCAAGCTGGCCGATTTTCCGACAGAAGTGGCGGAAGCGGCTGTTAACCTGGAGCCGCATAGAATGGCTCGCTACCTGCATGAATTAGCAGGCATTTTCCACAGTTTTTATAACAGTAACCGGGTTATAATCGAAGACAAAGACATCCGGGATGCCAGGTTAGTTTTAGTCAAGTCTGTTCAGCAGGTATTAAAGACAGGTCTTGCTTTGTTAGGCTTGACGGCGCCGGAAAGCATGTAAGATATTACTACAATTTTCGCCAATTTTTTTCAATTTCAGAAGGAAATTGTTCCCACCGGGTAGAATATCATCACCATATCTTTAATCCGGCTGCGGCCGTTTGGAAGGTGATGATATGGGCAATACGGTTGGTTTACATGCTCAGATGTCTGAAGTGGATTTAGCCCACGCTATTTTAAAAGCAAAGGGTCAACCACTTTATTACAGGGAATTGATAGAGCAGGTGTTGGAAGTAAAACCGGTGACAGGAAAAGACCTGGGACATATTATAGCCGGAATTCACACAGAACTGAATCTCGATGGGCGATTTGTCCATATTGGCCATGGTGTATGGGGCCTGCGGGAATGGGCGCCGGACAAAGGTACACATATCGAATCGTTAGATGACGATTATGACAATTAAAATTGCGTGGAAACACCACGCAATTTTGCTTGACAGGCATTTATTGAACAAGATAGAATGTTATAGATAGTTCAAGGACAAGCTACATTTTGACGAAGAGG
Encoded here:
- a CDS encoding phenylacetate--CoA ligase family protein, which translates into the protein MIWDPHYECMSREDLQAIQLDRLQATVNYAYEKVPYYKALFDEHGVHPQDIKRLEDVHKLPFTGKEALAENYPFGMFAVPMKDVVRLHASSGTTGKQKVVGYTKRDIRTWANLVARIATMAGVTDEDIAQICFGYGLFTGGFGLHYGLEKIGATIIPASTGNTERQITMMQDFGTTALVATPSYALYMAEVAEDMGVDTSRLKLRVGLFGSEPCTESMRKELERRWHIRVTDNYGLTEIGGPGVAGECECGEGMHINEDHFYPEIINPETGEVLGYGEEGELVFTSLTREAFPIIRYRTRDISMLINEPCKCGRTTIRMKKLTGRTDDMLIIRGVNVYPSQIETVLLETEGVAPHYQLIVTRKGYMDDLEVLVEVSENYFTGKFKELEELESSLRSKLNRTLGISARVKLVESRSIERTMGKAKRIIDLRSKD
- a CDS encoding indolepyruvate oxidoreductase subunit beta, whose product is MLKEMNILIVGVGGQGTILASKILADVAQQQGYDVKVSEIHGMAQRGGSVVTQVRMGEKIYAPIISEGQADIILAFEQLEALRWVHFLKEEGTLIVNRQVIEPVPVLLGLQPYPAGIIEKLKAHVKDVIDLDALDIAGKCGNKKAVNVVLMGVLAKKMNIPREVWDRALDNKVPARFLELNKQAFEAGWMAG
- a CDS encoding DUF1934 domain-containing protein; translation: MRKDILVTVKAKQINEYGEEDSQDFFTTGTLFQKKGAFFIVYNESEVTGMAGTTTSLKVEPNRVTLNRMGSSEQKQVFEEGLKHRGNYITPYGGLSVAVLPSRVEVNLTDTGGSIKLEYELEVENQKISDNALIITVREAGNEKCSGKTER
- a CDS encoding sodium/proline symporter, which gives rise to MKLALVLAYVLVLLGCGFISMKKTRTVNDFFLGGRGVGPWLSAFAYGTTYFSAVLFIGYAGKVGWGFGLSALWVTVGNSIIGCYLAWRLLAKRTRDMTLRLNTMTMPEFLEKRYDSPNFKIFAALLIFIFLVPYTASVYMGLSYLFETVFHIPYNYALIAIALLTAVYLTMGGYFAVALTDLVQGIIMIFGVGMLLYYITGAPEVGGFAEAVSRLAAIDPKLAGPVGPPGIIPLASLVILTSLGTWGLPQMVQKFYAIKDEKSINAATWVSTFFAIIIAFGAYFTGAVSRLFNSVLMEKGVNPALDPKYFDMVIPTILTYALPEIAVTIILLLVLSASMSTLASLVLVSSSAISIDLVQGRLAPNISKRTAVLLMRVLCVVFVAVSLGIAIMKPQIILTLMALSWGTVAGAFLAPYLYGLFWKGVTKAGAWAGALTGFAVSLGVSAYFKFDPQMLNKFSPMIGSAAMLIPLVVVPAISLVSEKFPEPHLLKVFGTKAVEEYDLTFAKGTEELVN
- a CDS encoding heavy-metal-associated domain-containing protein — encoded protein: MTSTIFTVEGVACQHCKKAVEMALQTLEGVKNASLNLEAKTVDIEFDPRITNEQRLKDAIKDAGYAVK
- a CDS encoding ABC1 kinase family protein, which encodes MRKIKSFARYQEIAGILIRHGFGYLIDNFETKAKQDGIPKNIKNPLPKRVRLLFEDLGPTFVKLGQLLSMRPDLIPEEYVKEFENLQDKVEEVDYTEIEQQIKAELGDSPHRLFREFSCTPLATASIGQVHKAVLHSGETVAVKVQRPQLPQLISGDIAIMKNIAPVLQEKTIVGKVCDVEEIIDVFERQITKEIDYNIEGLNTDCFFRQFADDEEVSVPKVFWEYTSERVITMEFLQGMRVEEFLKVTKNIGTRERAARNLIGAVFEPLLTKGIFHGDPHPGNAMFDASGKVIMLDFGITGRLDAKLRNQISQLILALDDRDIYAVMEIIKDTGNVTRRINDQHFYEDVAELVERANGVTTGGMELGQLIYGMLKISLQHGIKMPDNMFILGKVVMITESMARKLAPHLDLTEILQPLALSHLRDALQPDFNTGQFYRQLSEAIRGLFALPRNLAQAVQSLARGDTRITFYHRNLNWLYEMLDESSSRISYSLIIASLIVGSALIMHTGKGPLFLGYPALGTIGFIFSTVLGIWIVFELLRTRK
- a CDS encoding aminotransferase class I/II-fold pyridoxal phosphate-dependent enzyme, which encodes MNWNQKLSPRVKSIPPSGIRRFFDLVSEMSGVISLGVGEPDFVTPWHIREACIYSLEKGYTMYTSNYGLPQLREAIAQDIYKNYKVKYEPKNEVLVTVGVSEAMDLALRAVLDSGDEALIPEPCFVSYSPSTVLAGGVPVAIPTTLENEFRVTAAQIENAITPKTKVLILSYPNNPTGATITREELVEIAKVVEKHDLIVISDEIYDKLTYEGCHTCFSSLSGMRDRTILLNGFSKAYAMTGWRIGYAAGHHEIIAAMTKIHQYAMLCAPVMAQMAALEALTNGEEEMRRMVEHYDRRRRLVLKGFAEIGLDCFEPKGAFYAFPSIKKTGLTSAEFAERLLKEAKVAVVPGDVFGANGEGHIRCSYAASVENLSEAIERIGKFLKNIT
- a CDS encoding Lrp/AsnC family transcriptional regulator, coding for MEETKKQILEILQGNSRLQPAQIAAMLNIETAQVEKLIKELEDEKIIVKYHTIINWEKVTDDKVTAFIEVRVTPERGVGFDTVAERIYRFPEVKTVYLMSGGFDLAVLIEGKTMKEVALFVATKLATLDHVQSTATHFVLKTYKQQGVIFEDKEADRRLVVSP
- the iorA gene encoding indolepyruvate ferredoxin oxidoreductase subunit alpha produces the protein MRALLTGNEAIARGAYEYGVKVAVGYPGTPSTEILENIAKYEGIKAQWSPNEKVAMEVGAGASIGGARVIVTMKHVGVNVAADPLFTFSYTGVNGGLVLISADDPGMHSSQNEQDNRNYARFAKIPMFEPSDSGECKEMMGEALKVSEVYDTPVMLRTTTRIAHSQSLVELKEPGEITVKEYVKDSGKFVMIPAHARQRRVIVEERLARLKEYAESCPFNEIQMRDARVGIIASGAAYQYVREVMPNVSVLKLGMTYPLPEKLIKDFAARVKHLFVVEELDPFLQDQVALMGLKVRGKDLFSNIGELSPKLIAEKFYSLEETRDFVEKAFLAQPQAWALQDNIPVRPPVMCPGCPHRGVFYVLNKMKLTVMGDIGCYTLGTLPPLEAMDACICMGASIGSALGMEKAHPEMRSKIVSVIGDSTFMHSGITGLLDIAYNKGTTATIILDNRTTAMTGHQEHPGTGKTLQQEETFAVDIPKLVQALGIRRIKVVDPFDLDNLQKILAEETEAAEPSVIIAQRPCALLDKSGGKPLTVDAGACIGCKRCMKLGCPALVAGPEKVSVNAALCTGCGLCAQTCNVGAIRKEGEGIA